In the Terriglobales bacterium genome, one interval contains:
- the tnpA gene encoding IS200/IS605 family transposase — protein sequence MSHTYARNYVHLIFSTRERHRKLLAPIRPDLWAYMGGIAREYGIHMLAIGGTEDHMHILIGLPPKLSLAHAMRAIKANSSKWMNENGHLFAWQEGYAAFSVSVSNLANVTKYIENQAVHHAKKSFEEEFCGFLVRNGIEFDSKYVFG from the coding sequence ATGTCCCACACTTACGCCCGCAACTACGTTCATCTCATCTTCTCCACCCGTGAACGCCATCGGAAACTGCTGGCTCCAATCCGGCCCGACCTTTGGGCCTACATGGGCGGGATTGCGCGTGAATATGGCATCCACATGCTTGCCATCGGCGGAACTGAAGATCACATGCACATCTTGATCGGGCTGCCACCCAAGCTTTCGCTCGCACACGCAATGCGTGCGATTAAGGCGAATTCCTCGAAATGGATGAACGAGAATGGGCATCTATTCGCCTGGCAGGAGGGATATGCCGCATTCAGCGTGAGCGTTTCGAACCTTGCAAATGTGACCAAGTACATTGAGAACCAAGCCGTGCACCACGCCAAGAAAAGCTTCGAAGAGGAATTCTGCGGGTTCCTGGTACGGAATGGAATCGAATTCGACTCAAAATACGTCTTTGGATAG
- the kdsA gene encoding 3-deoxy-8-phosphooctulonate synthase codes for MKSNFQVGSVHIGGGRLFLIAGPCVIESEDHALRMAESIAGVARALRLPYIFKASYDKANRTSLKSYRGPGVGEGLRVLKKVARTVHVPILTDVHEPADVQRVAEVADVLQIPAFLSRQTDLIVASAKSGRAVNIKKGQFMSPWDMRHAVEKCRAAGNDQVFVTERGASFGYTNLVVDMRSLPIMRQFAPVVFDATHSVQLPSANNTNNGAVSGGQPEFIPVLARAAVAAGVDGIFLEVHDNPAKAKSDGPNALALQNLREVLAGILAVQKAVAGK; via the coding sequence TTGAAGTCGAACTTCCAAGTCGGCAGCGTGCATATCGGCGGCGGGCGTCTTTTCCTGATCGCCGGCCCTTGCGTCATCGAGAGCGAAGATCACGCACTGCGAATGGCGGAATCGATTGCGGGCGTCGCACGCGCCCTGCGCCTGCCCTACATCTTTAAGGCGTCTTACGATAAAGCCAATCGCACGTCGCTTAAGAGCTACCGGGGTCCGGGAGTAGGCGAGGGGCTTCGCGTCCTTAAGAAAGTTGCGCGGACGGTTCATGTGCCAATTTTGACCGACGTGCACGAGCCTGCGGACGTGCAGCGTGTGGCCGAAGTGGCGGACGTTCTACAGATTCCTGCATTTCTCAGCCGCCAGACCGATCTCATCGTCGCCTCTGCCAAAAGCGGACGCGCCGTCAACATTAAGAAGGGCCAATTCATGTCGCCCTGGGACATGCGGCATGCAGTTGAAAAATGCCGCGCCGCCGGCAATGACCAGGTCTTCGTCACCGAGCGTGGCGCTTCTTTCGGCTACACCAATCTGGTGGTGGATATGCGCTCGCTGCCCATCATGCGGCAGTTCGCGCCGGTGGTGTTCGACGCCACGCACTCCGTCCAACTACCCTCGGCAAACAACACTAACAACGGCGCCGTGAGCGGCGGCCAGCCCGAGTTCATACCCGTGCTCGCCCGAGCGGCGGTGGCTGCGGGGGTGGACGGAATTTTTCTTGAGGTACACGACAATCCAGCCAAAGCCAAATCCGATGGCCCAAATGCCTTGGCGCTACAAAACCTTCGCGAAGTTCTGGCCGGGATTCTGGCGGTGCAGAAGGCCGTGGCGGGGAAATAG